The DNA sequence TCAAGCATAATACAATTCAGTTTAAACAGCAGAACACATTGTCCTGCAATTTCAATGCACATCATTTCTGGCCATTCATACACAATGCAGGTCTTCTGGagtcacaaaaaacacaagcaggtgTTTTAAATGATCACTGCTGAATTATTCAACTTGCTGTTTCAATTTTCCCCAGGACTGCTTACAAATGCGCATCAACCTCACACTCACGCAAGAAAAAGTAGCCAAAGATTTTTTGTAGTTAAAAATAGCTATGTATGTACTCTTGCTTAATTACCAGGAATACATGTCCTCAAATGACAAGAACTTCTGTTGAAAAACATGTTCTGGTGTTAGctgtacacagtcacacaaaactATGATCTCCTGCAGCTATTTTTCATATGGAACAAAACAAGTACACTGCAATAATCTATTAGCAAATGTCACAACAATTTGATTTGACCAACCACTGAAAGGTTAGGCCTacagtaatttttttattttttattttatttaacctttcaTTAGATGATTTACGCAGTAATAAACTACTGTTCATGGAGGAGCCAAATACTTGCATAATCCAAGGCTATGTCTGTGTTATTCCTTCATATAACACTTTCATGAACCCAAAAACACTATCATTGTCTCACGTAATTGAACCAATCATCCCCAGTGGCATGTGAAACCTGATTTGTTCAaacaagtcagtgattgacagacaACCATAGCTCCACCCAATCCAGGCTTCATGAACCCTCAACACTCACATATCACTACCAACAACTAATAAAGATCATCAAAAGGCCATCACATGCAACAGCTAAAGCCTCCAGTGCAGCGGTGCAAAACCTagtcaaaataacattttatacgCTAATatcaaacaaacatttcactCGAGATGGCCTGAAGAAGCACATCCATCAGCCGAAACTACTCGCTACACCAATTTAGTCAAAGGAGGAGGTTGCTGTGTGTCCGAGCTGGAAGGAGGTTCCTCTCTAATCGTCACACCAAACACTCCTAGAAGATGATTACCTAAAGACCAGAGACTACTGCCCTGTCAATGAGGTCAGTCAGACTAAGACAATGTTGCATCCAAAGGCCTAAAACAGTGTGACCTGTGGCAGGACTGACGGGTCAGTAAACTGGCATGCTGTGACAGTGTTGCAGGCAGCGAAGGGAAAAACAGGACTGACAGAATCTATTTACCTGTAAATCTATCTTCAGCCACTTGTTGTGAAACCTCAGCTGAGCATCCAAGGAGAAGGACGGGGAAGGCATCTTTCCGTCTGTTCTCCTGGCTGCAAATTGCAGCCTGTACTGCACAAGacaaaatgagacaaaatgACACAGCATATCAACTCAAATGATGAATGAAATGCTTTGTTCctaatgtgtgtgctgtggtttcTGAGTGATTGAGGACAGATAAAGCAGTTTACGCAGGTAGTTAGCAAGCAACTTGGTTTTCAAATACAGTTGTGATGATATACTTAAAacaagcataataataatatggaatatatttatGACATATGGGTTTTccgcatatatacatatacttacataaacatacacgttacttgcatacatacacatactgatATTATTTTATCTATTAATTTTTGGAAAAATCTGTCCGAGACACAGAACGTGTAAAGTACTTCTTTGTTATACATCCACGTACGTTAGCTAGCCATCACACTTCTCGAACTCATATATGCACTGAATTCTTATAACTATCACTCACAATGATACCACTGGGAACTGGACgaaattaaatataaacaaaatgcattacaaTAAAGACAAATAGCTCCACAGTCTTCACATCGGGCCGTTTGCTAGCAATGTCAGCGTTACATGATTTACATTCCATGgagaaagcagaaataaataaatattattacacAAGGGTGGTTCCTCAACAGCTTGCTTAGCATCAAATTAAGTTTTTGCTGAATTATTTGTTCTtggatttaattttaatatattgtcACGCACGGGTATGTAGCTATAAAACAATGTACTGTCATATTTCGGTATTAATTCACTTTGAAAATGTCCGCTTGTAGCAGCAGTGCAATATCCGACGAGTCGACATGCCCACCAATCCTTACTATAACAATATCGGTAGCTATAACATTTAGCAAGCACACTTCTTTGTCTATCTACTAAATGTCATTCCTTAACGTTCTTTTTCGAAAATTCATAGTTTGCTTCGTTATCGACAATCTAGGGAATTTGCCGTCTAATTTAGCAAGCCATCCTCAACAAGATGTCGCTTATGCCACTTCCATACctaggctaacgttagctagccatcAACCAATGCCGAACGTCATGGTCAGACACAGTtgtcaagcaaaataaattaataatcgCAGACAGGGGTGTTGCCTTTTGTGCTCAGCTAATTAACACGACTCATCTGACTGAAAGCAAGGATAATGTGGTTTTGTATCACGATAGTTTCAACACTGTCGCTAACTGCACCTAGCTACCGAGAAGCTGCCTCAAGCTTGTTGGGTGCCTTTGCTAGTAGTTGCTCTGCCCCTGTGTTGTTGATACTGCCTTGGTGCAGTTTGCTTGGCTTGGTAGCCAGCTAGCAAGAACATCCCAATTTATGGCCAAGCCATTTGAATCTTTCGTAGATATTTCAGTGCGACCGCACCTTTAATCTTAAGCGTTGTCTATTAAGtgattgcatttaaaacaatgttacGCTTACCTGTTGTCTTTGTCTTATCCTATTTCTCTCTTCAGTCCAGTTACAGTCCCTAGCTTTGCTGCATTCTAATGTCATCCATGTTGGACCATAATTGACAGGAGCGATAGCCAAGGGACTAAGGAAGGAATACGAGTGACGTCAAATCGAGTTTTAAATGGGCGGGACGATAAGGCTCTTGATAAAGATAGGTAGACATAACACGAGGTGGGAGTATTCTAGCTCATATGATATAGTTGCAGAATGCGTGAGGTGTGGAAAGGTTCTGTGAAATATAGTTTAGTGAAAATTACTAATGTCATTCATCCCGTAATTTACTTGGACAGTCGTAGGAAACCTTATGCACCTGTTTCTTGGTATATTTATAACTTGGTGTATTTCGATATTAATATACTAGACAGATTTTACACCGACTTTATTGgaaaaatgtaaagtaatgtatgGCTTGCACGTGCAGTAAGGTCATATATCCCTAGCATTAGGACATtactaatagtaataataaaaagtaattaaatattaCCGACTTAGTTTGTTTTAAGGGACGACATTTTTGCACCAAACGCGTTCACACGTTGTGTTTGTCTCACGACAAAATATGAAAGGCTGAGTGACGAACAACACCCTTTATCAGTCTGGTGATACCTGGCTATACCAGACGCCTCAAAGCACAACACGTTTTGAGAAAAACCCTTGTTTTCCAAATATTTGCTATGTATATTTAACAATACTTGTTAACAAAACACTCGACGAAATTGACGGAAAACTGCAATTATCCCATCTATCGGCTACTGGTTTTCTGTAACTTAAACTGTCGAAAGAGGGCGCACGTATGAAAACAGCAGCTATTTCAGTCTAACTTCCGGTTAAAAACCAGGCTAGCTGCTAAcagtatttcagaaaatgttgtAATTTAACCATGACTTGGATTGTTTAGATATGTGTAAAATTCTGTTCTACTTTTAAACTGGTAGGAGACCATtcattgcacatttattttgctaTATGCACTTTTTTAAGTTAGCTAACTGCCCAATGCTAGCTTGCAAGCTTCTATTAAAATGAGTGTAAAATCAGTTGAAACTTCATCCCAATCTGTGGCTGCTGGAGTCGCAATAGCCGTGGTGTCCAGTTTTATCAATGGATCTACGTTTGTACTACAGAAAAAGGGAATTTTACGTGCCCGAAAACGAGGTATGGTTGGTTATGAGTATAAGTCAAGAATTTAATAACGCGTAGGAAGTTGGCAAGTGTAGTGGCTTGTCCCTATCATGTTCAAGTTTTAATGTGGCCGTTTATGGGAAGCAAATTCTTAATGGTGTATGTTGCTTTTTGAGCTGTACTTTTTGGGAGTGTTGTGCCGCATACTTAATACTGTTGTGCATTTCCAGGTGATTCCTATTTATTAGACGGGGTGTGGTGGAGCGGGACGTTCTCTAGTGAGTACTACGCCCTCCTGTGGCGGCTGCTGATTGTTCTTAGACACTCATCCCAAAGCCGCAATGTCACGAATGGCTATGCATGCACACTATAAAGAATAAAACGACCCATGTTCAATTATCAGGACATTTAATCAGACAGGTCAGgtaatgctttcatttactgtaatttGCCATTGAGAAATCATTCCGTAGAAAGAGGTTACATTTGTAATTGTGATTCGCTAATAGACTGGCAGATGAAATTAGTTGGGTTCTAATCGCTGAAAGAGTGGACACCTGGTCGCTGAAAATAAACCTTCTGTGGAAAATTCtcagtttaaacaaaaaaagaaaagaaaatgacaagccaaatctgcattgtgttaaaTTACAGTGAAAGAAAATACGTCAGTAGAACGGAAACACGTGTTTCCAACAGCCGTGATCTAAAGATTGGTTGTAACAAtaagccagcatacacagtgaGTCTCTCAGAGTTTAGGAATCACTGCTGCATACTTTGTTTAGTTATATCTGAACTTAATAGTGTTTGTTGAAGATCACCTTATGCTGAAGTTATAAGTCCCCTGTTGTCCTTCCAAACAGTGATCTTGGGTCAAATAGGAAATTTCTTGGCATACAATGTGGCCCCTGCTGTGGTGGTTGCACCCCTAGGAGCCCTAGGTGTTCTGTTTGGGTaagtgaaatcatttttttgtttaaatctgcTGACATTTACAATACTGTAAGTATTACTGTATATGGTCACATTAAACCTCcctctaaaaaataaaattagtatCTTGCAATAAAGATAGCAGTGTGCAAGTCACTATTGCTGTCTTTAAAATGTTAACACCAGAACAGTTGGGAAAACGCTTATTTATTAGGCTTTTAATGTACCAAGTGAATTACTAGCCAAGGAGCAAATGAGGCTATCTGCACTGCTACCTATGAGCTGGAGATGCGTTTAGAGACCAACCTGTCTTCCTCAGGCAGCATctctttcaaattttaaaatctaGGAAGTTTATCTCAAATTGGTCATATtgcaaaattgattttttattttcactagttttatttaaagaagCAAGAGCAGTTGATCTTCTCAGATCgaccaaaacaaaaattacatttcctaTGTGGCTACTCCACCTGGTGATCTTTTCACGTGTATCTTACAGTCAGAGCTGAGAAATGTGTGAACTGTAATGTATTGATGTACTTTTGTTTCACAGACCATTTGGGATCAGGGACTAAATCCCTGTGTAAGGTCTGTAACAAGCAAGTAAGAAGCTGTTTGTGTTGCTGAGTAACAGAGATCCCATTGAAGCCTGGTGGCTCAATGCACCTGCTTCTGTGCTTGTCACTTGCATTGTCCACATAACTACAATGCCTGCTTTGTGGTGCAGGGCTCTGTTGGCTTCTCATATTCTCCAGGAGCATCTGAATATCTTGGGGAAGCTTGGTTGTATGCTGTGCTGTACAGGTTCAGTTATGCTTGTCATTCACGCTCCAAAGTCTGAAAATGTGACCACAAGAGCTGAACTGGAGGACAGGCTAGGAGATCCAGGTACCATGACTCATTCCTACAGCTCAGTAATCCCATTTTGCAAATAGGTTTTATTAACTTTGTCTCCTCCTTCCTGTATTGCATGCCTTTGCATTATATTGCACGTCCCATTACAAATGAAACCCAAGTTACTACAGTTTGATATTCAGAAGTGAATGGGGAGACCCTTCctcttcaaaaatgtgtttcttgtgGTGCcaacaaactgtttttttagCTTTTCCAACTGAATTTTTAAATCGAAATGTTAATAAATCGAGCGATTCACAAGTGAGGGCAAATTTTCCTTTTAttgtcttttcaaaatgtaaaattggcaAACTGTCGACGGTCTCATTCCGCAGTGCTTTTGGCCTACATCTCTGTGGTTGTGCTGCTGTTGATTGTGCTGATCGTGTGGCTGGCCCCAGTCTACGGGTCGTCAAACATCATGGTGTATGTGGCCATCTGCTCGCTGCTGGGAAGTTTCACCGTGCCCAGCAGTAAGGGGCTGGGCATGGTAGCCCCTGAGGCCTTCGCTGGAGGTCCTGACAATGCGggagctctctgtctcttcctggGCCTCTTGGGAACGCTGGCCGTCAGCATCCTCATTCAGTTCACATTCATCAACAAAGCCCTGGAGAGCTTCAGCTCCAACATATTTGAGGCCATTTACTACGTGACTTTCTCCTCCACTGTCATCCTGTCCTCGGCCGTCGTCTTGAGGGAGTGGAGAGGCGTGGGCTTGGTGGACTGCCTGGGCGTGCTCTGCGGCCTCGCCACCGTGTCGGCAGGCGTTTTCTTGCTTCGTGTCTCCCAAGAGGCCTCTCTCACCTGGAAGCAGGTTAAAGTGCCGGCAAAAGAGGACTAACTTGTTTTCAGAATTTCTCCGGAAGCCACTGAGGAGGACTATAAACTATTAATTCGTTAATTTACCTGTCTCAATTTCAATAATGTTTGCTTATTAAATTAATAGGtataatatatgtaaatatgtgatGAGTATggagtgaaattaaaaaattaattaaaaatatcaagattattaaaatattaaactatGACACAACTGCAAGTGTAAATGGAGAAATAAGAGTACAATTTCTTACTTCCTTCACATCATCATGTTCTTTGTGTATGTCATGCTTTGATGACGTATGTGCTTATTCCTTATTCTGTGTATATTGCATCCTAGTTTATGTCCATGAAAGCTGACAAAAGTTAGGTGTCCAGAAGTTAGTTGTTTAGCTTTTACACATCCAACCAAAACAGGCATATACATCCAACAACACACGTGTTTCTTTGGCTGAATGTGGCAGAACTACATTTTACAGCAAGAAAATCTTGTTCTCCTGCAATTTGAAGGAAAGTGTCATATACCAAGAAGGCCAATAGATAAAGATGTTCTTTCATGCTGAAGCCTGAATCGCTTGTCATGCTCCAGTTAATGCTGCTAGTTCACTTTGTAGAATTCTTCAGCTATAGTTTAGATTGAATAGTGAGGACGAGGAAATAAGTAAAGAatatgtgaataataataatatatgtaattgaaaattgaaagcCAGGCAAACAATATTCCGCTGGCTGATACAAAAATATTGTAATCCTTTTCTATTACACTGTCAGGTTtgagcaaaaaatgaaaaaacacctGGATCAGGTGTCTGTACAATCTTCGTAATTTGCCTGGCAAAACATGCCTTCAGTGGGTAGCACAGTCAATTAAGGTGTGAGCACAGCCTATATGGTGAGTGGTCTACAGCCTATATCACGTGCCTGGGATGGGTGGGTCTCTATTGGACAGCTAAGGAACACTGGCAACTGAGCAGCTCATCATATGCCCACAGGTTGCTTCTCATGCAGACTGCGCAAACTCCTATAGTACACAATGTGGCTTGTTGTACATTCACTCATTGGCTCTCGTGTCAAGAGAAGTGCACGTGCTTCAGCTGAGCTGTTTTTGTGCTGTGCAGCTAAAGCACGTGCAGATGTCACCTGAGAGCCAATGAAAAGCCCCACCCGAACAAAACGCACAAAGACACAACCTTGCCCAAATCTCAGGGTATTTGTgggattgtgaataaaatgtacAACAGTGTTTTAGTGTAATTATTATTGTACTtccaatgttattttttctataaataaaaataaatcctatACTAAAATGGTAAGCAGA is a window from the Anguilla anguilla isolate fAngAng1 chromosome 3, fAngAng1.pri, whole genome shotgun sequence genome containing:
- the nipa1 gene encoding magnesium transporter NIPA1 isoform X1, yielding MSVKSVETSSQSVAAGVAIAVVSSFINGSTFVLQKKGILRARKRGDSYLLDGVWWSGTFSMILGQIGNFLAYNVAPAVVVAPLGALGVLFGALLASHILQEHLNILGKLGCMLCCTGSVMLVIHAPKSENVTTRAELEDRLGDPVLLAYISVVVLLLIVLIVWLAPVYGSSNIMVYVAICSLLGSFTVPSSKGLGMVAPEAFAGGPDNAGALCLFLGLLGTLAVSILIQFTFINKALESFSSNIFEAIYYVTFSSTVILSSAVVLREWRGVGLVDCLGVLCGLATVSAGVFLLRVSQEASLTWKQVKVPAKED
- the nipa1 gene encoding magnesium transporter NIPA1 isoform X2, translating into MILGQIGNFLAYNVAPAVVVAPLGALGVLFGALLASHILQEHLNILGKLGCMLCCTGSVMLVIHAPKSENVTTRAELEDRLGDPVLLAYISVVVLLLIVLIVWLAPVYGSSNIMVYVAICSLLGSFTVPSSKGLGMVAPEAFAGGPDNAGALCLFLGLLGTLAVSILIQFTFINKALESFSSNIFEAIYYVTFSSTVILSSAVVLREWRGVGLVDCLGVLCGLATVSAGVFLLRVSQEASLTWKQVKVPAKED